The sequence below is a genomic window from Ciona intestinalis chromosome 1, KH, whole genome shotgun sequence.
GAGAATTGTGGCGAGAAAAGGAGTAGCTGGAGATAAGTGTTGATAGGAATCATAGGGAAGTGAAAGAAAGTTTGTGGTTCAGTTGAGTAAAGGGAAAGCAGAATAAGGCAAAGAAAGAATTTGTATATAAGGTGTGTTAAAGTTGTAATATTTGTATCATCAAAAATGTGTCATCTTTTTTGTACATGAGGTACATCgaagttataataaatgtattatcAAAAACGTAACAtcgaaaaaaaagttatatattaagcttgtatattaaaataacattatttttatttttctcttaaaaacattaacgaaaatcatattattaaaaaaaaagtttttacattattaaCATGTCATAATTTTAGACATGTCTCTTCGAAAACAGTTGCGaaaatcataatatttaaataacgaGGAGAAGGAAATCAACTTACCGTAGCTCTTGCACAATATCTCTTGTTTTcccaaaataaatttcattgaGAGTATGTCTCATCTTATTCTCCATCTCTTCAACCAATCTTCCAATGTTAGCAATATGGGAGTTGCTTCCTTCGTTCAGAGATGAATCTTTTTCAACCTGGAAAAAAAATAGTctacaatatttattaaaatcttttttaatatttgtctaAAGAGTtacttttgttaatttatttttttcctatttttaacAGTGTCGTAAACCCACATTGATACTGAAATACTTTATTGTATACCTAGAAATAGTCTACTAGATAATATACAATTGTAATTCGACAATgacatttaaaaccaactgttactgatttttttaatgctttacttacctaaaaaaaacacaattaaagtaattttaaattacttcaAACTACTTTTGAATGCTAAGAAATAGCCTACTACAGAATATACGATTAAAACTCGACAATGACACTAATGTTTTTAATGCTTTACTTACCTAAAAAATCACaactaaagtatttttaaattgcttcAAACTATATAGATGTCATTAATATGCAACATAAAAGTCTAACCTGTCTAGTTAAACTTCCCCCAAGGTTCATTGTTCCTGATGCAGCTTTGCTTGTTTGAAGCCACAGCATAACAGTGGATGTAAGTTTGTAATGAGCATTACGACCTCCAGACTTTTCctgcataaaaatataaaacatgtttgcAAGCAGGAAAGTATGGCTTATATTCTATAGGGGTGAGGTCATATAGTGGTTAGATTTAGTACAGAGTTGGCCACAagcaccaaactttttaaaatgcaggggaggcagggtaAGTTAGATGACCGTTCCTATGGAAAAAATGGATTGTATTGTTTCTTGATTAATGTAGTGTAAAAACttccagggttggcctgccacCCCAGATTTTGCGCCTATGAAGTTGGCACACTATCCTAAAGTAGGAGTTTCTATAGTTTTTTCATCTTATTATTAGATTatacaaagaatgtttatgGTGCAGACAATATTTTTAAGagtcttaatttttaaataacacagTAAACACTTTATGTCAGCACTGCCATTACACACAATTGTATTAACTTGCCACtactcgttgctgctaccattgtgggcaaatgtgtccttgggcaagacacttaacagtaattgcttcaacccaatggtcactaatgggttgtccaaatagtcagccaaacaaaaaaaaataatcacccacaaagtaacatacatggtaacccaTAATCGGCTACAAGGAAACAgtacaccagtgttataacaactgtcatgccatgaaatagaaaataaaataagttgcatttatttattgaaccTACCACAACTTCAATAACATGAATAGAATCCCAGCACCCTTTAATTTTTGGTGAAGAATCTCCAACCTTTTTAATAAGAATGGCACCAGCAAACCCATGGTCAAGGTCCCACATATACACAGAAGAAATACCACCTTCAAAGTACCTGCGTGGTGCCCTTTGGTTAGTAATAGATACAAACTGTTgcagatataaataaaaaggaggtttttaagcaatttattacagtttttataacccATACTATATTCAGGTTCATTagtctttgaaaaaaaaagacttTAAAATGTGGTGCCTTATATTTACTAATAGATATAAACTTTTGTTGTaaggtatattatatagtaatCCAAAAACACCTGTTTAAgcaatttattacagttttaatatCTGATATACATACAGTTTGTCTTCAGAAATATTAGTGTAAAAAAGTAgactttaaaatatcattcAATACAAAATTCATcaatataacaattttaatacctactttacaaaactttactacttctttattttttaaaataaataaacctaaatcAATCAAACACTTACATTTCTCTGTATGAATCAAATGCACTGTTAGCACTGACTTCAATATCTCGCAAACTATCTGATGGTTTTGCTCCATCACTTAATGGAGGATCGTATTTGTTGCTCCACGGTGACCTACACAGTGTGTAATGATTAAAACACAGCCCAGTCTGATCAGGCatgtaaaaacaataatcatGCTTTTGGCAGTTCCTGCCCTATTCTGACAATCAATCGTAGACCAGTGTGTTCTAACACCATTTTTTGCTGCTATAGCTGGCCCAGCGTTCATGTGATGCTTTCACCACATAGTAAGCTAATATTATATTCGCTAAtagttaaacattaaacagtaATATGTATGATAAACAACGTTGCCTACTTTGCCAATTTTAAgcaaattttcattttgccAAATCTTGGCAAgcaaaaaacatgttatttctactgtatatttactaaaatgaaaaatagaaaaaatggATATATTTTTTCGAACATATATAGTTctaaatttatatacatataaaatatacctTGATTGTATggtaaacaataatttatattttaaaatttccacGCAACTGACCTATATGAATCTCCATCTCTGTTATAATCACACAACAAATAATCTTTTCCAGTTTGTTTATCTCGTAATACTCTCAGAGGTTGATCCACGGATGACAGAAGATCTTCACATAACTCGGGAACGAGATCAATGAGATCTGAGAGGTTTTTCTCCACCTGCTGAGGTGGGAGTCTCCTCATTAAATCCAGGGCATAATCGAGCTGAAGATCCTGAAATTTGTTCCATGTTTAGATTTAGCATGAAATTTGTTCTGTGTTAGGATTTAGCATGAAATTTGTTCCATGTTCAGGTTTGTGAGATCTCTAGgctaatttatatataactgcactaagctttaaattttatttatttaaatttttggttgtatatatacaggattgtaaaaatacccctttttTAGTGATAACGTCCAAATCGTCGAAAAACATCTggatattttaatagaaataaatcctatttatattaaaataaactttcttaTGTTCGGCCaacaatatactctttggtttcttaGTTCAGTATTTATTGATGACATAAACGTGCGCTCTATTTTAATCGTATTGGTTACCCTGCAAGAACACCgcgaatagctaaaatgaTGGAACGGtttgtgcaaatatttaaaaaaatgcaaatgatattacatttattaaaacgacgtaTAAAATCGGCAGAAACAACTGAAAAGTTTTACGCACGTTCATCGAACACgcgacgaacataaaacattagatcgcagctttaacaaccGTTTCTATGTGGTGATGGTTagtaatacgctttataacaagatttggtagcttgggtgacagacgcacgtaaaacataatacgtccggattttcaataaaattaaacgatcaccgtccggatttacaacttttacaatcctgtgtatataatataaaaatagtagggtgggggaaggagGGCCatcttttaatttgattttctcgtcccatttagtagtaggCAAAGAgtaacaaaaagtaaacaaaggggttaaaaacaaacttatattGGAATCGTGCTTATTGAGAACtcaaaactatttatttgtaagctatatgttatgtaacatctttctgttttcaaattttgatCAATTGACagtaaataaactttgtttgttcataaaacaattttaataggAGAATGACCATTTTAATCATGGGATAATATGACAGACAGATATACAGAAACACAACTTTTTAACACACTCGCTACTCACACAAGACTATAATGTACTGCAacattgtaaaactgtatctaaatattttacatactCTCCCCCACACTTTAACACAGGAAATGATTCAGTTTTgtagtttaattattttaacaactccATACAAACAAAGATAAGAATAACAGTGGCTGAGAATTTATAGGTCATTAAACTATAAAAGAgaacagccatgttataaagactgtcttTGTTTCAACATAACggtaaatgagttacatttattcaaaagcCGACATCAGGAAATGGTCATCTTAATTTACAATGAAATATCACACATTTGATTTAATGTTTCAGAAAAtagttaataaaacattttcagtgtgaagttaaaaaacaaacaatgcaGAAATTTTTAACGGTACTTGTACTTTATAGTAAAAAGTCAGATTCAAATTAAAAGAACAACAAACTTAATCCAAGTTcagttcaatattttgttataatgaaGCAACACAGATAAAAATGGACCCATAACAACGCAGCACAAGTTgaaattaattgtttgtttatttgtttacaacacTTACCGTCATAACTTACGGTCCaattagtttaataaatactttatacaACCTACAATATCAATCTACAGAACAAAATACGCCAATTTATTACACACATAAAGAGAATGACTGTAATACATCACATGTAAGAGTGTATGTTAAAATGTAAAGAGGTTAGGTCAATGCTTTTTTAGAGcaataacaaatgtttttaaatatgactATTGACTGTCGCTGTGTGAATGAATATATATGGTTTCACTAGGTGACTAGactgtataaaataacatCTATAGGTCCCTAAAGATAAACAGCAGGTTTTAGTACGCAAAACAACTTGTTCTGATACGCAAAAAATCGCGAAAAAACTTCCGCCCAACATAAAACCAATCATCACTGAGTATTTAGGAACCtgaaatatgacgtcatcagaaaaCAAATTTCCTTGTACAGTGAAAAACCTAGCGTGTTCAGGTTTTAAGCTGAGGtctaaaagtaaaattgaCGTTCATTGCGTTTAAAATCTCCAAATTACGTATTTTTTTCGGAAAACTAATTATTTTACCTCAGAGTTTAGATTTAGGTTTGGCCAAAATATTGCAATTACAGGGTAATTGTTTTCCAAAATAttatatctttttataaaaaaacgtatttaatattttgtttttaagtttaatatttaataatttgtttatttaaatgcttAAGTTCTCAACTCGAAGCCCCAAAATTAATTACGATATTATAACAGCTTTGGGGAATCCCAATAGTGTTGCTATGGAAAACGAAATAGCGTAATTCGCAAATTAAAACTATGGTAGGCTACAAACTAAAACTATAGCAAAATGACTTAGAATTTTTGTacaattcaaattaaaacgtTATTCTGCACATAAATGGCTGTTGATAGCATTCAACCGCTCGATTCTGTGCAAAGAATTCATTCACGCATAACTGGAAGGTTATATAAAGGTATggctgttgatttccttttCTTCGTCTTTTAAATAACACAATCTGCGCAACCGTTTTccaagaaataaataataattatgttataaatttttttcccAAATTAAATGCACTGTAAacttacaaatgtttttttaggtcATGGTGTTACTGCCGCCACTGCTTCTATCCCAAGCAAATATCAGACCATTGTAACCAACAACTCTGACCGAAAAGGATTTCGAACACAAGCAAAACGTTTCAGTGATGACTATTATTTGGTAcgttacaaaataatttatatttaattaattggttAAATAAACCAGCTTAATAAATATGCAAAACTGTACATATATTGGGCCATAATTGACttaatgtaatttatgttTGGTCCGGTGCCGAGGCTCAGGCGCTTGCATTGAAACCAAAATGTTTACGGTTCGATGCTTGACAGCGATACTGAtcgacgtatgtgtccttgggcaagacactgtTACGGCATCAGTCACACGAAGACTTAAATGGGCTTtccaggtgttggggtaatgggccaaatctgacTTAAATCCCAGGTGCTTGATAAGGAACTTACTCATAAAGGATAATAaaagataataataatacaattaGGAATAAATCAAGTTTCGTTACATACATTTTGTATGAGTGTGCTCCAGGCACAATATCatgctatatatttatatattacctTAATACTATTTATTGGGTTAAACCATAACAAATGCAAAACTGTATTAATTAGGCCATATATAACATCAGGATTATAACAACTTCAGTATCCTCGACACAGgaggataaatcaagttatGTTACATGCATTTTGTATATGTAATAAAAGCTATTTATATCAGAATGACATCCCTGGTCCTGGAAACTATAGTTGCCCTCATGGAGAAATAGAAAAGAAATCAACTTCGTTTTCAAAGAAAGGAACTGGAAGTTTTGCATCAAAAGTAAATCATCATGGCCTTGACTATGTTATTAAATGATTGTATCTTAATTCTTATTAATTTCTACGTGGTAGTTTTGTGGGTAGTAATTATAAGGAATACAgagttggagaaattgccatTACAAGTCTAACTTagggacacatatgcccacaatggaaGTAGCATCAAGCCTCAAAcagaacaacaaaaaatattttttttaaacttcacatacagttattacattatattttcaacACCAAATAATAATTTCAGACATTAAGAACTCGTAAATCAATGCTGGGAGTTACACCTGGTGCTGGATCCTATAACCTACCTTCTTTGTTGAGCACAAGAAAGGAGTTTAATCGTGCTAATACAAGCTCATTCCATCAACCTATTGCTATTAAAACTGATCACATATTGGTTGGCCCGCCAAGAGCCCCAGCTCCTAATCAGTATAATGTAAGTGGAAAACCTTCTTGGTCCCAAAATTTACcggaataaataaattctgCAAATTTCTAACTAGGATTATTAATGTTGTTGCCATTTAGGCGagatatata
It includes:
- the capzb gene encoding uncharacterized protein LOC100181273 isoform X1; amino-acid sequence: MTDLQLDYALDLMRRLPPQQVEKNLSDLIDLVPELCEDLLSSVDQPLRVLRDKQTGKDYLLCDYNRDGDSYRSPWSNKYDPPLSDGAKPSDSLRDIEVSANSAFDSYREMYFEGGISSVYMWDLDHGFAGAILIKKVGDSSPKIKGCWDSIHVIEVVEKSGGRNAHYKLTSTVMLWLQTSKAASGTMNLGGSLTRQVEKDSSLNEGSNSHIANIGRLVEEMENKMRHTLNEIYFGKTRDIVQELRYSFSRHNSHDHRKKLNMELSAGFTRNNRM
- the capzb gene encoding uncharacterized protein LOC100181273, with the protein product MTDLQLDYALDLMRRLPPQQVEKNLSDLIDLVPELCEDLLSSVDQPLRVLRDKQTGKDYLLCDYNRDGDSYRSPWSNKYDPPLSDGAKPSDSLRDIEVSANSAFDSYREMYFEGGISSVYMWDLDHGFAGAILIKKVGDSSPKIKGCWDSIHVIEVVEKSGGRNAHYKLTSTVMLWLQTSKAASGTMNLGGSLTRQVEKDSSLNEGSNSHIANIGRLVEEMENKMRHTLNEIYFGKTRDIVQELRSLTCASEKDKRQTVANELKNKFGK